Below is a window of Candidozyma auris chromosome 3, complete sequence DNA.
CCCGGCCTCTCATCATTTTACCAAAGCCCACAGAAGGTTGGTAAAAGGCACCTCCGCTACTTACTTTCTTACGCTAGTGCCATTGTTCCCAAATCCCAACATCACAGAACCCCTATTTATTTGCATGCCACAGCAGGAATGAGACTTCTTCCGCCTAAGGAGCAGACACCAATACTAGAGAACGTCTGTCAATATCTCATGACAAACTCCGACTTCTTCATTCCTCAGTGCAAGTCTCACGTGAATATTATAGACGGCGATGTGGAGGGTCTATACGGATGGCTCTCCATTAACTATTTGGTTGGCGCGTTTGATTGGCCCGAAGAGCATAACCATGGAAAAGAGCATAGCACGTATGGATTATTAGATATGGGCGGGGCATCAACACAGGTTGTCTTCCAGCCAAATTCTACCGAATCTAAGGAACATGAGAATAATTTATATCGCTTGTCCCTTGGTAGACTTCCGCAACTCGcgaaggaagaagataaTCATGAGAAAGTCGTCGGTGACTTCTACCCGCCtgagatcaaggagtttAATGTCTTTTCAGACTCATTCTTGGGGTTTGGTATGTTCCAGGCTCAGAATAGATTCCGCTCCATTTTGGTTGAGCAGTATAAGAAAGACAATGACATACCTGAAGAGACAAATTATTTTGGCACGCCTCTCTCTGACCCTTGTTTGCCGAAGGGGTATACGACAAAGGAAGTCATCAATCATCATAACGTTGACTTCACAGGTGGGTCGGATTTTGAGACTTGTTTGACATCCATTTCACTCGTTTTGAAAGCAGCAACTCACAACACAGGCACTCCCGCCGATTGTAGCGAGCTAAGTCACGCAGACAAGGTGTCTTCATGCTTACTAAATGATTTAGTTCCAGCCTTCGACTTTGATGTGAACCACTTTGTTGGAGTAAGTGGCTATTGGGATGCTATTAATGCACTATCATCCTATGGTAACATCCCGCGAAGCGATTCTAATTCTGACTATGACTATCTTAAGATGTACGAGGCAACATCGCAATGGTGCTCTCGCTCTTTTAAAGATATGGTGGAAAGAAACaaccaaagagagaagaatgaGAGAGTAAAGGAGGAGGAATTGGCACTGCTATGTTTCAAGTCCTCTTGGATTctcaattttttgcatGTCGGATTGGGATTCCCTAGAATTGGAATTGATGGACAAAAAGATGATAAATTTAAGTCTCTTCGGTTGGTTGAGAAGGTCGGTGGACTGTCGTTTTCTTGGACACTAGGAAGGGCTGTTCTTTATTCGAACGATGAGTACGTTCAAGCATTTAACAATTATACAAAGGAAAAGCGTGGTAACGAAAATAATCTCCTTAAAAGACCAGGTTACTACTTCACTCCGAGAGAACATGCTTATCAATTTGGGGCTGAAGCTGCATTCTCCTACCCAAGACCACAGTTTACACCGGAAGCGCCAGACGCAAAATACCCTGTGTTTGATTACGAATATGACTATGCTGCGAAACCCCTGGAGCTGAAGTGGTACTTACAGACACATCGGAACTATGGCGGTTTGATCTTCATGCTCATGGTGTTAGCGATTGCCATTCTAATGCTTGGAAAGAAAGGACGCAAGGATGTCGTTGACTACGGAAAAGATCTCATCAACCGGATTTTGATACTAATTGGACTACTGCAATATGCGTACGCTATTGTCCCAGAGTACGATCCGTCAACCGACTCATACGAGTTAGAGGAGGCACCTCTGAATGACTTCCGAAACGAAGGCTCAAGTAGTTTCGCAGTGGGttacgaagaagaggaggtgTGATGAGGGCGTAATGTTTAGTTTAGCACGAACTAAATCCATTCACTTAAAAGTGGATCAGCATTCTTATAGCCTGCTCTCTACATCCATTTTGTACGACGTCTAATGTGGCTTACTGTGTAGCGCCGAAAATGATCGCACTATGTTGCATGTAACAAGGAGCGGACTTCGAGACTCTCGATATAAAACCCCAGGATCCTACAAGATAAGGCCCGTGAAACCTGATTCACTGGACAAAAATGAGTGAGCCGACGGTAAACTTCAACGTACAAACTCGACAGGTTCAGTTTGCTGTTCCTGCcgaattgatcaagaagaatctcaagACAATTCAGAAActtgtggagaagctgaagaaacaGATCACGGAGGAAGTGAGCAATATAAAAAGGAACCCGAACCTCATTGCAAGTGAGAAGCTAGCCACTATTCGAAGGCTCATAAAGAATCTCGAGTTGtaccaaaagaaactcaaacaGGCAattgaacttgatgaaaaCTATCGAGCTAGGCTAACCACGAGAGCCAAGCATTTGAACGAACTAAGGACTATGACAGTCAATTACTCCACCGCAAATGGCACAAGCCAAGAGGAAGGCGACGATAAGCTCCTAGATTTACACAgcgagaagctcatcaattGGTATAGGTGTGAAACGAATCTATTAATAATCGACTACTTATTGAAGTCCAATACGAGGAAGGACCTAAATTTGGGAAGCGAGCTCATGAGGAGTCTAGCGCCCACATTCCAGTATGATGTTACGAAACTCATTGATTACGACGTTTATGAAAGTTTTAATAAGTTGTTCTTGTCGATCAATATGGACCACGATCTAGAGCTCATATCCGCATGGTATAACGAGAACAAGAacgctttgaagaagctcggTTCTAATCTCCAGTTTGAGATTCATCATTGCAAATATCTATCCATGTTTGAGAGTGAGAAACTCTCCGAAGCTATCGCATACCACAAGACATATCTTGCCCCCTATGGAAACCCGACGAATTACCAAGAAGATAACCTCATCAACTATGAGAAGAATGTTGAACGTCTCACTGCGGCTGGCTCACCGCTAATGTATGTGTCAATGAAATTTGACGGATACCAAATAAATCGCGGAGAAGCAAGTGTGGACGAGGAGCTGCTAGCAAAGTACAAGAGATACTATCATAAGAGGACAGAAGAACGTTGGAGAGGCCTCTCAAAGTGCTTCACGGAAGACTTCACCAAAATTTATGGCATACCCAGGACTTACCCACTTTTGGTGCTACTATCCGCTGGCCTTTCCAGTCTCAAAACCAAGTCCTGCTACTGTAATGATGAGAATTCCATTTTTCAGACAGACcaaaaggagaagttggaaatCACTAACTGGCGAGATTTATCACTTCGTGGACCTAATTACTACTATAAGTTGTTGAGGAAGATAAATCAGTGTCCAGTGTGCTCGCCAGAGCTTTTTCATTTGAGTCTGAATCTACCGTATGCCCAGTTGCTCACAAGCATCTTGAACAATCCTTTCAAGCTCCCAAACGGAAATATTTATCCATTTGAAAAGCTAGTAAATCCATCCAAAAAAATGCTAGCTGCAACAAAATCCCGTGGACCCGAGTTGTTCAGAGATAATCAGCTCATGGATCCTCTTACGCATGAGGTATTCCTGATAGATGACTGCGTTAGAGTTTTCCCAGCATAAACGAGTGAGTTTAAGTCTTTCTAGTTTAATCATCCTCACTATCGCTCTCATTTTTGGCTTTGGATTTGACCTTTTCTCTCTTGTCGAAGGATAAAGAGGTTCGCATATCAAATACATAGATTCGGGCGTCACGTTCAGCTGCTGGTTTGGTTGTATCTCGTATGCCGTTGGTACGCTTATGATGATAACCTGGAAATGCCTCCCACTCAAGCTTACCTGAGCGATTCACCGTCAAACTTGCACTCTTCGCAAGAGCTTTGACTCCCCATGAAATATACGGCTCACCTTCAAATAGCGAGATGATGACATCGGATTTCGTTTCGTTCTGAGTTTTCCCGTATCCACCAAGGTCGTTTGTTGCAGCTTCATTCACCACCGATAGTAGTTCATGGGCGCTCTTGAAGTAGTTAAGAACCAACTTTTGATGATCTCTGATGTTCCTATCGACATCCTTCATCCCTCTTCCCGTATGAGGGAAGTTAAACATAACGTGATTGAGTTTCTTGTAGGgtttgaagagcttgataCCCGTCCTTCTGCGGTTATTATTGACAATTTTCATCGTTAAAGGGATGTCCGTGGCGTCAATCAGATGAAAGACATTGACGCCAGACCCTCTTAAAAAGTCTATATTGTCTCTCGCGTTGGGATACTTGGCGAtaacttcttcttcagagtCAAAGCTAGTAGCTATCAAGTTCTGGGGATCTATTAGCAGATTTTTGACTATAGAAAGTGCAAATGAGAAATCGCCCTCACCAACCAAGAGCAAAGTCTCATGGCTGGCAAACGGAATAAGCGACTTGACACTGTGGTGTTGTTTCTTTGCGCCTTTGCTTTTACCGCTCTTAATTGACTTCTCCTTTTCAGCTATCTTGTTACCAGCCTCTTTCGCAGCTTGCAGCCGCTTGTACTTCAATTGCTCATTGAGAAAATGATGTTGAAGGGCACCTTTGAGGCCCTTCCCCACAACTTGTTTGTTTTTAGGTTTTTTGGCCATTTCGAGCTGTGAGTAGGTAGTACCAGATGGTCATCGCGCATACTTACAGAGGTAGGAGATGCGGGTACAATGACATTAAAACTCTACTGTACTATTGATATAATTACACATGGAATGCTCTCTCCTCACCTAGACGGTATGGTTGGTCTTGTGAGACTAAAGAATCCTTGTTTTGCTgtgaatttttttcaaagctCTCGCCACTGACTGATTCATGGGAATTCGAATCATCTGCACTGATTTCGTCCATCACGTCATTATTATTATCTTCTTCGGACGATGACAGCAGCGAGCTTTCTCTATCATTGGATTCTCCATCCATTTCGTCATCTTTGGAGTCGCCATCAATGATGGAAGACGCTTTATCTTTTTCTGATGGTTCGTCGTCAAGCTGTTGCAAAACTTCAGGCACCTTATCGTCCCACTCGTAGAACAACATGAAAGTGCCTTGAGAGTTCAAAACTTCATGTTCATTAGCAACATAAACAGACTCATCACTAATCCTCCACCAAGTGCCACGGTATTTTCTGTAACAAATGTAGTGACCATAGTTGTGTGTGCCATAATGCGATATGACGGCTTTTAGATTGTAAAGGAGATCTGGGTTACCTTTAATGGTGTCGATTGGCTGTTCTGAGGGGATATTCATTAACTCAatatcatcatcctcgACTATGCCATTTGCTCCCGTCTTGCCGTTTGCCTCCAATGAAGCATCTTGCTTTCTAAAAGGAAGTCTGGCATCCATATTTATATCACTGGGCTCTGCCACATACGGATTAAGGTCAAGCTTCAATGGGAAGCTTACGGCCTTTGAATTTTTGACGATCATATAAGTGCGAGGGTCGAACACAGATCTGTTTATGtgaatgcaaagaagaggcgGAGGGCGgctcaaaagagcttgcTTAGTTTTCGTCGTCTTTCTGATCATGCTCTTGGTGGTGAGACGctcaaaaatctcatcaGCAATATGATCCTTCGCCAATTCAGAATCTatctcttcaattctcttcttgaagtcggAGATTAATCGCTCATTCGAACTACCTTCAAGATTGCTCAAAAGAAATTCTTTGGTTTGAATCAAACCACATCTATTACAGTTAACCTCATCGATTCTCTCTGGTTTGCTCCATTCATTGAGAAGCTGATGCAAAGTGAGACTGCTGTAATGATTGGCATTATAAGGCAAGTTTAAACTCAAACCACTGAGGACTGAATAACGTATACCGCCTACCTCTCCACAGGTGAGACAACCAATACGTTCGGCAGACACACCATCCACAGGAGtaacaagttcaagaggaagcactttcttttcattgtCGGGAATATTAGGGTCCACTTGATGTGCGGGAACAAATACCTTTCCGAGTCTACCGAGCTCATCACAGCCTGAGGGtaagttggccaagttgctCGCATCAATAAACTTGATtggcttctctttctgttCCGATGCTGATTCGGGTTCTGGGGTACCTTCTCTAGATGTGGAGATACTCTTATATTCTTTCTCGACAATTCTCATGACAAGCTGGTAGAACTCTTGTGCATCCTCTTGGTTGTATCctgtgaagaagttttgCTTAGGGCCATTAGGCATCTTGTGAAGTAAAGGCTTCGTGCTGAATTCCTTGCCCCTAGAGCCGTATGCTCCGTTGACATCACTGAGCAATTTTTTGAGCGCTCTAGTGAATGTTAGGTTTGTCTTGAAAGAGCCCATTCTAGCGGCGGACATACCACCAGCTTCGAGCATAAGCAGAGCTTCAGCATTTACGTTTCTTTCAATGAATTGCACAAGCTGTTTTGAGGATGCTAAGGATTGAATCACAGAATTCATAAAGCAGGTGTTGCCGTCGTTACTGATGCCTCCCAATTCTCCTCCGTTCTTCATGGCGAAGCGAGCCTCCCTAGAGTTGGAAGACGTGCTAGAGCCACCAAAGCGGGAGCCAAAACCGCTGGACGAAAGGAATCTGTAATTGGAGTTCATGGAGCTGAATACTTTGTGTAATAGTTGTGGGACGTTGAATGCAAGTGGGTAGAATATAGCAACCGAGGCTAGAACTATGGCGATAGCGGTGGTGGCAcctttgtttcttttggcAAACGAGGACAAGAGGGAGACTTTCCCGGGAATGTAGCTCTCAATAAAGTGTTGGTAAGGCAACTTGTCGATGGCTAGAAGCGGAGTGACGATACAAAGTAAAACAGTTAAAGTTAACACAAATCGAATACTCTCGCTCATACAGCAGATAATGAAGCTACTGCCAGGGATGTGATGACTTGTatgctcttgaaagaaaggttgaagaagaagaatgctCTTatttgatgtcttcttcgCAAGCTTCAAGACCAAGAACCAATAAGCTGAGGCAGCAACTGAGTTGTGAAATCTGTAGAAACGGAGCAGATTCTATGGGTTTCAGAACCAAATTAAAGGAATGCTTGCTTGGAAGCGTTTTGATAAAGTGAAGGTGCACGTAAAAGTTCCCAATGACGGggatttttctttttttttttttttttatgatAATAGTACCGCAGAATATAAAGGAATCTTTTCGTATGCGAATGTAAATGGCACGCAAAGAGAGCGGGAAGAGAGCGTGCGAAGCTTTTTTAGATGCTTGATTTTCCAACCTAAAATTTTATCGCCTATGTGTGATCAAATTGCAGCTAACTGCGAACTTCATTATATTATTAAGTATCATCGTCTTTGATACATGGGTGGTCCGTTGCGATTATACATGTTGTACTGACCTTGAGGGGGACCCCTGCTTTTACCCCATCCGCATTTCAAAGCTCTGCCATTAACAGAAAATCCAGTCAACTGTACAATGGCTAAAGCAGCCCTCTCGTGGGTATCATACTTAACGAAAGCACAACCCTTATCTGGGTGGAACTTGAAATCCACAATAAATCCGAAGTTTTGTAGCAAAGGAATGAGATCGTCTTGTTGGGTGAAGTGAGCAATGTTTCCCAAGTAGACTGTAGTCTGCCAGGATGGCGTCTGCCTTAGCACGATATCGTACGATTGAGGCGTCATAACCGCACCGTTCATGGTGGGGGCGGCGTACATAGGCGTTCCGTCGGGCATCTGTGGCAGGCCCATGGGATACGGTGAGGCATCGAAACCACCTCCGATGTGACCTTTGTTAGGATTGATGCCGTTTGGTAGTATGAGGCTTGGGCTACCGTAATTCCTGCCGTACGGCTTTGGCATTCTGTTATTGTAATTCATGCCATTATTGTTGTTATGACGCATTCCGTTGTTCGTTTGAGAATTCCCACCTCTACCATTCTGCTTATGGCTGGCCCAATTACACCTTATGTTTCTTCCACCAAGTGGCTTGCCATTCATGGTCAGCAATGCCAATTCAGCGTCGGACAGGGTGCCGAAGGTGACGAAACCGTACCCTCTTGATCTGGACGTCTGCATGTCCCACATGACGTGAGCCAGTTTCAAGGACTCGAACAGCGAGAAgcatttttgcaaagcctcatcatcaacttcagGCGAAAGGTCTCCAACAAAGATATTGTACACCGGTTCTTCAGGGTTTTGTGCTGTTGCGAAGGTGGCAGACTGGAATGCGTAGTTGATTTTTAGTTCACTCTCATGGACCACTTTCCCGTTCATGGACTTGAGGCCCTTTTCGGCGCTGTTCTCATCGTGGAACTCGACGAACGCGTAGTTGAAGTCTGGTTTATTCTTGTCattcaagatcttcacGGAAAACACTTCCTCGTCACCACCAAACAATTCCTTGAGTTCACTGTCTTCAATCAGCTTATTTAAGCCTCCAACATACAAAATCTTTTTGGATATTTCTCTTCCACCATTAAGGGCGCTTGCAGCATTCACTTCTGCTCGTGTTGACTGTTTTTGGCTATTAGGAGTCGAGGCACCAGGCGATTTCAGTTGATGCTGATCCTGGGCTGGATGCAGAGAGTCACCTTCTGAATTATGTG
It encodes the following:
- the UBP1 gene encoding ubiquitin-specific protease UBP1, with protein sequence MSESIRFVLTLTVLLCIVTPLLAIDKLPYQHFIESYIPGKVSLLSSFAKRNKGATTAIAIVLASVAIFYPLAFNVPQLLHKVFSSMNSNYRFLSSSGFGSRFGGSSTSSNSREARFAMKNGGELGGISNDGNTCFMNSVIQSLASSKQLVQFIERNVNAEASLMLEAGGMSAARMGSFKTNLTFTRALKKLLSDVNGAYGSRGKEFSTKPLLHKMPNGPKQNFFTGYNQEDAQEFYQLVMRIVEKEYKSISTSREGTPEPESASEQKEKPIKFIDASNLANLPSGCDELGRLGKVFVPAHQVDPNIPDNEKKVLPLELVTPVDGVSAERIGCLTCGEVGGIRYSVLSGLSLNLPYNANHYSSLTLHQLLNEWSKPERIDEVNCNRCGLIQTKEFLLSNLEGSSNERLISDFKKRIEEIDSELAKDHIADEIFERLTTKSMIRKTTKTKQALLSRPPPLLCIHINRSVFDPRTYMIVKNSKAVSFPLKLDLNPYVAEPSDINMDARLPFRKQDASLEANGKTGANGIVEDDDIELMNIPSEQPIDTIKGNPDLLYNLKAVISHYGTHNYGHYICYRKYRGTWWRISDESVYVANEHEVLNSQGTFMLFYEWDDKVPEVLQQLDDEPSEKDKASSIIDGDSKDDEMDGESNDRESSSSSSSEEDNNNDVMDEISADDSNSHESVSGESFEKNSQQNKDSLVSQDQPYRLGEERAFHV
- a CDS encoding 25S rRNA (uracil2634-N3)-methyltransferase gives rise to the protein MAKKPKNKQVVGKGLKGALQHHFLNEQLKYKRSQAAKEAGNKIAEKEKSIKSGKSKGAKKQHHSVKSLIPFASHETLLLVGEGDFSFALSIVKNSLIDPQNLIATSFDSEEEVIAKYPNARDNIDFLRGSGVNVFHSIDATDIPLTMKIVNNNRRRTGIKLFKPYKKLNHVMFNFPHTGRGMKDVDRNIRDHQKLVLNYFKSAHELLSVVNEAATNDLGGYGKTQNETKSDVIISLFEGEPYISWGVKALAKSASLTVNRSGKLEWEAFPGYHHKRTNGIRDTTKPAAERDARIYVFDMRTSLSFDKREKVKSKAKNESDSEDD
- a CDS encoding glucose-induced degradation complex subunit FYV10; translation: MSEPTVNFNVQTRQVQFAVPAELIKKNLKTIQKLVEKSKKQITEEVSNIKRNPNLIASEKLATIRRLIKNLELYQKKLKQAIELDENYRARLTTRAKHLNELRTMTVNYSTANGTSQEEGDDKLLDLHSEKLINWYRCETNLLIIDYLLKSNTRKDLNLGSELMRSLAPTFQYDVTKLIDYDVYESFNKLFLSINMDHDLELISAWYNENKNALKKLGSNLQFEIHHCKYLSMFESEKLSEAIAYHKTYLAPYGNPTNYQEDNLINYEKNVERLTAAGSPLMYVSMKFDGYQINRGEASVDEESLAKYKRYYHKRTEERWRGLSKCFTEDFTKIYGIPRTYPLLVLLSAGLSSLKTKSCYCNDENSIFQTDQKEKLEITNWRDLSLRGPNYYYKLLRKINQCPVCSPELFHLSSNLPYAQLLTSILNNPFKLPNGNIYPFEKLVNPSKKMLAATKSRGPELFRDNQLMDPLTHEVFSIDDCVRVFPA